Genomic window (Nitrospinota bacterium):
TGGAAATGAGAAGGTTTATGAATAAGATTCCCAAAAGAGTTATTGTTGTTGTCGATGAGGCTTATTATGAATATGTTACAAGAAATGACTTTCCTAACACAATAGACTATTTAAAAAAAGGAAGAAATATTATCATTCTAAGGACTTTTTCAAAGATTTATGGATTGGCTGGGTTAAGAATTGGATATGGAATGGCTAATGAAAAGTTAATCAAAGAGTTAAATAAAGTCCGCCAACCATTTAATACCAATTCATTAGCTCAAATAGCTGCTCTTACATCTTTAGATGATAGAGAATATATAAAAAGAAATCGGAAATCGAATAAAGAAGGAAGGGAGTATTTTTATAAGAATTTTCATGAAATGGGCCTTCAGTATACTCCTTCTGAGGCCAATTTTCTTTTGGTAAAAGTTGGTGACGGAAAGGATGTTTATAAACGACTCTTAAAAAAGGGTATTATTGTTAGGCCAATGGGAGGTTATGGTCTTCCAGAATATATCCGGGTAACAATTGGGTTCCCCATAGAAAATAAAAAGTTTATAAAGGTATTCAAAGAAGTAATAAAGTCATAGTTAAAAGGGTTGAAATAGCTGTATATATCATCAGAGATCATATCAATAATCTCTAGATAGGAAAAGCCTTCTTCTAAATTC
Coding sequences:
- the hisC gene encoding histidinol-phosphate transaminase encodes the protein MKELVGKHIRGLIPYEPGKPIEELERELGIKNSIKLASNESPVSPSPLVVQALKKNLKVLNRYPDGGGFYLKKALSNKMGLKMSNLILGNGSNEIIELIAKTFLMPREEAIMGHPAFIVYQLSVQGVNGKKIIVPLKNLTHDLMGMAARITNQTRLIFIANPNNPTGTMVTDMEMRRFMNKIPKRVIVVVDEAYYEYVTRNDFPNTIDYLKKGRNIIILRTFSKIYGLAGLRIGYGMANEKLIKELNKVRQPFNTNSLAQIAALTSLDDREYIKRNRKSNKEGREYFYKNFHEMGLQYTPSEANFLLVKVGDGKDVYKRLLKKGIIVRPMGGYGLPEYIRVTIGFPIENKKFIKVFKEVIKS